One segment of Salvia splendens isolate huo1 chromosome 20, SspV2, whole genome shotgun sequence DNA contains the following:
- the LOC121781703 gene encoding BTB/POZ domain-containing protein At5g03250-like, producing the protein MACMKLGSKSDVFHLEGQSWICTTGLPSDVRVEVGETSFHLHKFPLLSKSKFLERIIHDQADDLVSLHDLPGGASSFLLVAKFCYDVKFELTATNVVSLRCAAEHLQMTEDYGQGNLVSQTAAFLEQVLNNWECTVQALETCDAALPYSEELGIITSCIDSLAAKACEEDDRGGCWPHRAHQSPVSNGTYSAASEPCSPVRDWWHDGVAVLSLPIFKMLIGAVSSKGMAPTKIGGALMVYAKRHLPLRGRSRSGSFCEREHELTHSLSEEEQGTLVEEIAEMIPSQKGALPAGFMLQLLEIAMMLDASPGCREMLERRVGAQLDQASLHDLLIPNTVPLEETIYDVECVQRIVDHFLDTVGDEEYEGGEEQSVEGFDLPPVMSVVSNLLDGYLAEVANDANLKLDDFVLLAASLPDYARSLDDGIYRAIDIYLKAHPWLTEQERELVCRLMNCQKLSIEASTNAAQNEMLPLRVTMQVLFFEQLRLRSYMAGWFVVSDTLGGGSNERPSAVNSVGGLDVGLTLNEVRARVSGLEKKCDSIKHEIRKVTKGRWINFYKRFGLKVRTKSFDLKADAADKSPTNQD; encoded by the exons ATGGCATGCATGAAGTTGGGTTCCAAATCAGATGTGTTTCACTTGGAAGGCCAAAGTTG GATCTGCACCACTGGCCTTCCTAGCGATGTTCGTGTCGAAGTCGGAGAGACGTCCTTCCATCTCCACAAG TTTCCTCTTCTATCAAAGAGCAAATTTCTTGAAAGAATCATCCATGATCAAGCCGACGACTTAGTGTCTCTCCACGATCTACCCGGTGGAGCCAGCTCCTTCCTCCTCGTAGCCAAGTTCTGCTACGATGTCAAGTTCGAGCTCACTGCAACCAACGTCGTGAGCCTCAGATGCGCGGCCGAGCACCTCCAGATGACCGAGGATTACGGCCAGGGCAACCTCGTCTCTCAGACGGCCGCCTTCCTCGAGCAAGTCCTCAATAATTGGGAGTGCACCGTGCAAGCCCTCGAGACCTGCGATGCTGCCCTCCCCTATTCAGAGGAGCTCGGCATTATCACAAGCTGCATCGACTCTCTCGCGGCCAAGGCCTGTGAGGAGGACGATAGGGGGGGCTGCTGGCCCCACCGCGCCCACCAAAGTCCCGTGTCGAATGGGACATACTCTGCTGCCTCCGAGCCTTGCTCCCCTGTTAGGGACTGGTGGCACGATGGCGTGGCCGTGCTCAGCCTCCCTATTTTCAAAATGTTGATAGGCGCCGTCTCTAGCAAAGGGATGGCGCCAACTAAGATAGGCGGCGCTCTCATGGTTTACGCAAAGAGGCACCTCCCTTTGCGTGGGAGGTCGAGGTCAGGCAGCTTCTGCGAAAGGGAGCATGAATTGACGCATTCGTTGTCCGAGGAGGAGCAGGGGACTCTGGTGGAGGAGATCGCCGAGATGATCCCTAGCCAGAAGGGGGCTTTGCCAGCCGGATTCATGCTACAGCTTCTCGAGATTGCTATGATGTTGGATGCTAGCCCGGGGTGCAGGGAGATGCTGGAGAGACGGGTTGGGGCGCAGTTGGATCAGGCGTCGTTGCACGACCTTCTGATCCCGAATACTGTCCCCTTGGAGGAGACCATCTACGATGTCGAGTGTGTGCAGAGGATTGTTGATCACTTCTTGGATACGGTCGGGGACGAGGAGTACGAGGGGGGCGAGGAGCAGTCAGTGGAAGGGTTCGACTTGCCCCCGGTCATGAGTGTCGTTTCAAATCTGTTGGACGGATACCTAGCCGAGGTTGCAAATGATGCTAACTTGAAGTTGGACGATTTCGTGCTCCTTGCAGCTTCGCTCCCGGACTATGCCAGGTCATTGGATGACGGGATCTATCGCGCCATCGATATCTACTTAAAG GCACATCCATGGTTAACAGAGCAGGAGAGAGAGCTGGTGTGTAGGCTGATGAACTGCCAGAAGCTATCGATCGAGGCAAGCACGAATGCAGCTCAGAACGAGATGCTTCCGTTGAGGGTGACGATGCAGGTCCTATTCTTTGAGCAGCTCCGACTGCGGTCCTACATGGCCGGGTGGTTCGTGGTCTCAGACACACTCGGAGGAGGGAGCAACGAGCGCCCCTCAGCAGTGAACTCTGTGGGAGGGTTAGATGTGGGACTTACATTGAACGAGGTGAGGGCGCGGGTGTCCGGCCTCGAGAAGAAGTGTGATAGCATCAAACACGAGATAAGGAAGGTGACAAAGGGGAGATGGATCAACTTCTACAAGAGGTTTGGTTTGAAGGTTAGAACTAAGTCTTTTGATCTCAAGGCTGATGCTGCCGACAAGTCTCCTACAAATCAAGATTGA
- the LOC121782517 gene encoding E3 ubiquitin-protein ligase WAV3-like: protein MGSKWRKLKLAFGLNLCVYSPRNHVADNDDSPPPSQRRSDAALLSPPGDWTSAPTTPSSNRLRFSKSLSRSSSKKTCSICLATMRRGDGQAIFTAECSHSFHFHCIASNVKHGNQICPVCRAKWKEIPLQGPTLEPPKGRARTNSVDWHHNNDFMTVIRRPPPARSNSSRNAAPLFQAPDPAVFNDDESLDHEIDSTKKSLSVVSGGDDDQRKVTVLTYTEVPSVAKSSVSDSFTVLLHLKAPLSNSWYNAARNTKITQTPRAPVDLVTVLDISGSMAGTKLALLKRAMGFVIQNLGPNDRLAVIAFSSTARRLFPLRRMSESGRQQALQAVNSLVANGGTNIAEGLRKGAKIMEDRHESNPVASIILLSDGQDTYTVNSNAGSQNYQLLLPLSICPDEASGFKIPVHAFGFGADHDASLMHSISEISGGTFSFIETESVIQDAFAQCIGGLLSIVVKALSVKIECVHPSVRLGSLKAGSYRNRILSNQRIGTIDVGDLYADEERDFLLSVNVPSETSRNETSLLKVTSVYNDPLTKESVSLEAKEVRIERTDLARREDVSIEVDRQHNRIRAAEAMAQARTAAENRDLAGAVSILENVRKALSTTVSAKSRDRLCVSLDADLKEMQERMASRHVYEASGRAYILSGLSSHSWQRATARGDSMDGSSLVQAYQTPSMVEMVTHSQATLLATPSAQRLLRPSWSFASQPKPR, encoded by the exons ATGGGGAGTAAATGGAGGAAATTGAAGCTCGCTTTTGGGCTGAATCTGTGTGTGTACAGTCCCAGAAATCATGTGGCCGACAATGATGACTCGCCGCCGCCGTCACAGCGGCGCTCCGACGCCGCCCTTCTTTCTCCGCCGGGTGACTGGACATCTGCTCCCACCACTCCCTCTTCCAATAGGCTCAGATTCTCCAAGAGTTTGAGTAGATCTTCTTCCAAG AAGACTTGCTCCATATGTTTGGCGACGATGAGGCGTGGAGACGGGCAGGCGATTTTCACAGCCGAGTGCTCCCACTCCTTCCATTTCCATTGCATTGCTTCAAATGTTAAACATGGCAACCAAATCTGCCCTGTTTGCAGAGCAAAATGGAAAGAGATTCCTCTGCAAGGCCCAACCTTGGAGCCTCCAAAGGGTAGAGCAAGAACAAATTCAGTAGATTGGCACCACAACAATGACTTCATGACCGTGATCCGTCGTCCACCCCCTGCTCGGTCGAACTCCTCGCGTAATGCTGCCCCATTATTTCAGGCTCCCGATCCAGCAGTCTTCAATGATGACGAGTCCCTGGATCACGAGATAGACTCTACCAAGAAGAGCTTATCCGTCGTCTCTGGTGGTGATGATGATCAGAGGAAAGTTACTGTCTTGACATACACCGAGGTTCCATCTGTTGCAAAGTCGAGCGTGTCAGACAGTTTCACCGTCTTGCTCCACCTGAAAGCTCCGCTCTCCAATTCTTGGTACAATGCTGCCAGGAACACCAAAATCACGCAGACTCCTCGTGCTCCTGTGGATCTCGTCACTGTCCTTGACATCAGCGGGAGCATGGCGGGGACTAAGCTTGCGCTGCTTAAACGAGCTATGGGGTTCGTTATACAGAATCTTGGCCCCAATGATAGGCTGGCTGTCATagccttctcatcaacagcgcGTCGCCTTTTCCCCCTCCGGAGAATGTCTGAATCCGGGCGCCAGCAGGCTCTGCAAGCTGTTAACTCTCTGGTTGCCAATGGAGGAACCAACATTGCTGAGGGGTTGAGAAAGGGGGCGAAAATAATGGAAGACCGGCACGAAAGCAACCCTGTTGCCAGTATAATCCTGTTGTCGGATGGACAGGATACATATACAGTCAACAGCAACGCGGGCAGCCAGAACTACCAGCTGCTGCTTCCATTGTCCATTTGTCCAGATGAAGCCTCAGGTTTCAAGATTCCGGTTCATGCATTCGGCTTTGGTGCTGATCATGATGCATCGTTGATGCACTCGATCTCGGAGATCTCGGGAGGAACCTTTTCTTTCATCGAGACCGAGAGCGTGATTCAGGATGCATTTGCTCAGTGCATCGGTGGCCTTCTGAGCATCGTGGTGAAGGCTCTGAGCGTTAAAATCGAGTGTGTTCATCCGAGTGTTCGTCTTGGCTCACTGAAAGCTGGAAGTTACCGCAACCGGATCTTGTCCAATCAACGGATAGGAACTATCGACGTTGGAGATCTGTATGCAGATGAGGAGAGGGACTTCCTGCTCTCCGTCAACGTTCCTTCCGAGACATCAAGAAACGAGACATCGCTGTTGAAGGTGACGTCCGTCTACAACGACCCCTTGACAAAAGAATCAGTATCCCTAGAAGCCAAGGAGGTCAGAATCGAGAGGACCGACCTGGCTAGACGAGAAGACGTCTCAATTGAAGTCGACAGACAACACAACAGGATCCGAGCAGCGGAGGCCATGGCACAAGCTCGAACTGCAGCTGAGAACAGAGACCTTGCCGGTGCTGTCTCCATACTGGAGAACGTGCGCAAGGCTCTATCAACAACCGTATCAGCTAAGTCACGCGACAGGCTCTGTGTATCACTCGACGCTGATCTCAAGGAAATGCAAGAGAGGATGGCGAGCAGGCACGTCTATGAAGCATCGGGGCGGGCCTATATTCTCTCCGGACTAAGCTCACACTCATGGCAGAGAGCGACAGCCAGGGGCGATTCGATGGATGGTTCAAGCCTCGTGCAAGCATACCAGACACCTTCGATGGTCGAGATGGTGACACATTCACAGGCCACGTTGCTGGCTACCCCCTCGGCTCAGAGGCTACTCCGGCCATCGTGGTCGTTTGCTTCACAACCGAAGCCAAGATAG